One segment of Drosophila ananassae strain 14024-0371.13 chromosome 3R, ASM1763931v2, whole genome shotgun sequence DNA contains the following:
- the LOC6497579 gene encoding beta-1,3-galactosyltransferase 5, giving the protein MVMRLLRSLVILIFVSLMVISYGWYSLKIHKMEKLYPTNPSELDLPGLSFDKSMNVNLMEEFGALQTTQFNSTKNKLNESLDATSIENNITYLFKNILNSSENIPRTTKPRENSEELLHSSLQIKDIHSEYRTIRFFHPSEFWEYLRYKERATGIPWASATYESGHQDNEIDAERICPKSGASIKLLVLIASARDHEKQRMAIRLTWMHYGSRRDIGMAFVLGRGNDTNVNERLDGENMMYADMIRGNFVDSYNNLTLKTISALEWTHWHCPLAKYVLKTDDDMFINVPKLMEFLDTLKAKRKIYGRRAENWMPVRNKRSKYYVSYAQYSSRYFPYFTTGPAYLLTGDIVAELYAQALATAFLKLEDVFMTGIVADVLGIDRINVKAIANVNTNPSVCRIRSRITVHMVEPNDQFDLWKKLFDTAIRCKEQ; this is encoded by the exons ATGGTGATGCGCCTATTGCGCTCCTTGGTTATCCTTATCTTCGTCAGCTTGATGGTAATATCATATGGATGGTATTCACTAAAAATCCATAAGATGGAAAAGCTCTATCCGACAAATCCATCGGAGCTCGATCTCCCCGGACTAAGCTTTGATAAATCAATGAATGTGAATCTGATGGAAGAATTTGGCGCTCTTCAGACAACTCAATTTA ACAGCACCAAAAATAAACTGAATGAATCTTTGGACGCAACTTCcattgaaaataatataacatatttatttaaaaacatattgaaCAGTTCCGAAAATATCCCACGGACGACAAAGCCTc GTGAAAATAGTGAAGAGCTTTTGCATTCATCACTTCAAATCAAAG ATATACATTCTGAATATCGTACAATCAGATTCTTCCATCCAAGCGAATTTTGGGAGTATCTTAGATACAAAGAGCGAGCCACCGGGATTCCATGGGCAAGTGCCACCTATGAATCGGGTCATCAGGACAATGAGATTGATGCGGAGAGGATATGTCCCAAAAGTGGAGCTTCCATTAAACTCTTGGTGCTAATTGCCTCGGCACGGGATcatgagaaacaaagaatggCCATTAGGCTGACTTGGATGCACTACGGCAGCAGGAGGGACATCGGTATGGCCTTTGTACTGGGACGTGGTAACGACACAAATGTAAATGAACGCCTTGACGGGGAAAATATGATGTACGCGGATATGATAAGGGGAAACTTTGTAGACTCTTACAATAATCTCACACTCAAGACGATCTCCGCCCTGGAGTGGACGCACTGGCACTGTCCCCTGGCAAAGTATGTCCTCAAAACGGACGACGATATGTTTATCAACGTGCCCAAGTTAATGGAATTTCTTGACACTCTCAAGGCAAAGCGAAAGATCTATGGTCGCAGAGCCGAGAACTGGATGCCAGTGCGGAATAAGCGATCGAAATATTATGTATCCTACGCCCAGTATAGCTCAAGATATTTCCCTTACTTCACGACTGGGCCCGCCTATCTGCTCACCGGCGATATCGTGGCCGAATTATATGCCCAAGCCCTGGCCACTGCGTTCTTGAAGTTGGAGGATGTCTTCATGACCGGCATCGTGGCCGACGTTTTAGGTATCGATCGGATTAATGTCAAGGCGATAGCCAACGTTAATACGAATCCGTCGGTATGTCGCATTCGTAGTAGAATCACGGTTCACATGGTGGAACCCAATGATCAGTTTGATTTGTGGAAGAAGCTGTTCGACACGGCCATTCGGTGTAAAGAGCAATGA
- the LOC6497945 gene encoding beta-lactamase-like protein 2 homolog, with protein MALIPAVTRLSSSVIRILGCNPSPMTLQGTNTYLLGSGNRRILIDTGDEDVPQYIEHLNDVLKQEKASIDTILLTHWHHDHVGGVKSILGTALAHNDCRVFKYGRTDAPDVCPEIPSHIKLHPLAHNQEFATEGAKVKVVHTPGHTTDHVVLAMSEGTLFSGDCILGEGTAVFEDLFEYMKSLEKILDIKPQRIFPGHGNVIEEPIGKIEYYINHRNQREAQILQYFVQRPKDRWQAMDVVREVYKETPENLWPAAAYNVDHHLSKLAKEGKLNLIDSENEKFYSYRATSAL; from the coding sequence ATGGCTTTGATTCCCGCCGTAACACGCCTCAGCTCCTCCGTAATCCGGATTTTGGGATGCAATCCCAGTCCGATGACCCTCCAAGGAACCAACACATACCTTCTAGGAAGTGGAAACCGACGAATCCTGATCGACACTGGCGACGAAGACGTGCCTCAGTATATTGAGCATCTGAACGACGTATTAAAGCAGGAAAAGGCCTCCATCGACACCATCCTGCTGACCCACTGGCACCACGATCATGTTGGCGGAGTGAAGAGCATCTTGGGCACAGCTTTGGCTCACAACGATTGCCGGGTGTTTAAGTATGGACGAACCGATGCCCCCGACGTGTGTCCCGAAATCCCGTCGCACATCAAACTCCACCCACTGGCCCACAACCAGGAGTTTGCCACCGAGGGAGCAAAAGTGAAGGTAGTGCATACCCCCGGACACACCACTGATCACGTAGTGCTGGCCATGAGCGAGGGCACGCTCTTCAGCGGCGACTGTATCCTGGGCGAGGGCACTGCCGTTTTCGAGGATCTTTTCGAGTACATGAAGAGTCTGGAGAAGATACTGGATATCAAACCGCAGAGGATTTTCCCAGGCCACGGGAATGTCATCGAAGAACCGATCGGCAAGATCGAGTACTACATCAATCATCGCAACCAGCGAGAGGCACAAATACTGCAATACTTTGTCCAGCGTCCCAAAGATCGGTGGCAAGCGATGGACGTTGTTCGGGAGGTGTACAAAGAAACCCCCGAAAACCTATGGCCGGCAGCCGCTTACAATGTAGACCACCACCTCAGTAAGTTGGCCAAGGAGGGAAAACTAAACTTGATTGATTCGGAAAACGAGAAGTTTTATTCATACCGTGCAACCAGTGCCCTTTGA